TTAGTCAATGAACAACCCAGGTGACTATAAAATTGAGAACATCACTCACATTAGTTGTGCTAGCTTGACTTGAAACACTGTGGTAGTGTGTTTCATTCTGCCATCTACTGGTCACACCACTTCCTTCACTCCAGCAGCCAATCACGAGCATCGTAAAAATGCTCGCTGGACATGGACATTACTATGTGATAGAAAACACTGAAGTAAACACGGATTTAATAGAGCTTTAATTAAGTGGCTGCATATTATATTGGATTTCGTGATGTTGCACTTGTCTTAATGCAGTTTATCActgatttaatttcaatttttgCTGTGGCCAGTGATGGCAGTCGACTTAAAAGCTTGTAGTCCATTAATCAGTAGCCTTAGTGAATATAATTTGGAAACTTAAATGCCCAATGAACATTAGTGTTGGTGACCCAGACGGCTCCAGTGCTCCCACAGGCTGTCTGTGTACAACCACCACTGGAGATACTTTGGGGGAATCAACAAATGTTCATGAACTCTACTAACAATAGTAATAATTTACCCTGCGGAGAATTTACACGTGGTCCTCAAGCTCATCTCTACaatatataaaactatataCCCAGAGCAGTAAAAGTTCTAATCCTGGGTATACATAAACAAAACCTTTTGCAGCTGCACGATTGGTTAACTTTAAGAAGACAACAAATTAGTTGGCAGCACAAAGAGACTTTCAATCCTGGAATCTATCAGAGGGAGAAAGTTGCtcttttagtttgaatttgAGCTGTCTCAGATCTTGACATGAACGTGTATATTCTGTTGGAGGGTGAATTTCCTCCATAACATTTGTAGAATCCAAACATACTGTTGAAGTCCCTAGATGAGTATTTAATCTCTATGATGCTGCACAGTTACTGTAGGTCACTGAAGTCCAGCATATGAGTGTACTGTATGTTTATAACATTAGGTTCCCtagaaaattattttttgtgCATGATAACACAACCCAAGAGATGTTGGGGTTTTGAACATGTATGCAACATGTACCCCATTTTTATGGCTTACAGAATTAAGAAaaccaaaatgttgaatatatatatatccaattCGAGCTGTAATTCAGGCGTATTCATCCCTGCGCAACAATCATTCAGAAAAAGAGATTTGCTCTGCAAGAATCTGGCATAACAGGCATAGCCTGGAATTTCCCTGATGGGTGAAATTAAAACTTGAGAAAATGCCCCAATTcattcagagagagaaaaaaaaaaaccctggaaaaaagtaaaactaatTTGTGCTCAGCTGCAACAAACAGATTTCTATCAGTGACGGTATCTGAAGCTGAGCTACAGTGGGTAATAGGAGATTATTCATCACATGGGAAAGGGTATTTATATAATTCAGTTCCAAACACCACATACATAtttccacttttaaattcagaaTATTTGCTCTGAACTTCCAGATGTACATGAGGGCCCAGTTTGACTATGACCCCACCAAGGACGACCTCATCCCATGCAAGGAGGCCGGACTGAAGTTTAAAACTGGTGACATCATTCAGATCATCAACAAGCAGGATCCCAACTGGTGGCAGGGCAGAGTGGAGAGCAACACTGCGGACTTCGCTGGACTCATACCTTCCCCAGAGCTCCAGGAATGGTAAACAGCTCCGTCATACAATGTGACAATTAATCCTGAAGTGCTTAACGTCCCACGCCAAAGACCTCAGAACTGTGCGAACTGTTCCCGGCTTGACCTAAATCTGTGTATGTGCCGCAGGAGGGTGGCCAGTAAAAGCAAGGCCAGAGAGGGCAGTCAGTCCTGCAGCCCGTttgggaagaaaaagaagtgcaAAGACAAGTACCTGGCCAAACACAGCTCCAGTGAGTGTCTCACTGGAATCTCTTACTGCACTTTCTCTCAGATGTGCTCTCATGCgatttttatctgaaataaaATCTCTTCTTTTTGCAGTTTTTGACCAACTGGATGTGATTTCTTATGAGGAGGTGGTTCGGCTCCCGgcttttcaaagaaaaacacttgtgcTAATTGGTGAGTTTCGGATACATCAATAATTTCAAattcttcaaagtaaaatcatttCTGATCATCTTCACTGAAAAAAATGACAGCATATGTGTTTGGAGCTTTGTTCTCACAATATATGTGAAAGtacatatatttttgtgtaaatgttatAAATCTATGTAATAATCATTATATCAAGGGTATTTCTGTGCCGATGCAAAAGttaatatttgatttttaaaaatgtcatgcAAGTAAAAATTCTGCTACTTTTTAGGTGCACCTGGCGTAGGAAGGAGACACATCAAAAATGCACTATTGACCAAATACCCGGACAAATTCTCCTACCCGGCACCGCGTAAGTAGACGCACGAGCTTACTCACAAGAGCAAATGTTTCCAAATTGTCCTTTTTCTAAAACGTACATTTTCTACACAGAGACCACCAGACCCCAGCGCAAGGACGAGGAGAACGGGCAGGAATATTATTTCATCTCCAACGACGCCATGACCAAGTGCATCTCCGGGAATGAGCTGCTGGAGTACGGAAGCTTCCAGGGAAACATGTTCGGCACCAAAATCGAGACCATCCAGAAGATCCACGAGCAGGAAAAAATCGCCTTGGTGGACGTGGAACCACAGGTCGGCATTTACAGGGTTTTCAGGAAAGAAGGGAAATATTGTAGTCTGAATTTGTTACGTCTGTGGTGAAACAACACTGCCCATAGGTTGAAACATATTTGTGCTGTAGTAATTCCCTGTTGCCACATGCTCAAAatggacacacactcaaacctaATCTTTCTACTGGTTCAATGCAGTGAAACAATCTAACACaaattcttctcctcctctcttcatcttttaACGTAGACCCTGAAAGTCTTGCGGACGGCTGATTTCGCACCTCTTGTGGTGTTCATCGCTCCGACCACCACATCTTCCCAGGTGCCACATCTCAGAATATGCTCAAATATCCTGAATGACCAAGCTCCATCCTGACcctctgtgtcttgtgtccTAGATGGAAAACCTGCTGATGATCCAGAAAGAGTCGGACGCCATTCTGTCCACGTTCGGACACTTCTTCGACGTGATTCTCGTCAACAGCGACGTGGACGAAAGCGTCAAGGGTGTGGAGGAGGCCCTGGAGCGTGCCATCTCCACCCCGCAGTGGGTGCCTGTATCGTGGGTGTACTGACGGCCGTCCGGCTCCAGCGTAACGCCTTTTGTTTGATTAAAATTCAGTGCAATATCACTCTCACTTACCCGAAACCTCTCAGTTAGTGACCTCCCAGGCGTGTTTGGGGTTTAACTATTTGGTTAATGTTGATTGTCACAGAGATTTTTTGCACAAGTGCATCCAAAAAAATTAAGCAATATGTAGAAAGGTTTATTTGagggatgttttattttggtagtTATTATACGTTTGTGCTTCAGGCTTTTGGGATAGTTTTGGTGCAGCACACCTTTTGTGAAGCTTGGAACGCGAGCAAATGCAAAATAGGACCACAACTGTGAATGAAATCCTCACTTTTAAAGAAGGATTTTGTCATGTAAAACATTGATTCTGGATTCTTGCTCTTCATCGTCCTCATTAAAGTGTGCCATGAAGTTGATATTCTGAAACTGTCTGTCCATAAAGTGTGTGTAACTCCATACTGCGACAATGTCCTCTTACACGAAACCTTTCAGTCGGTCACTGACATCCTTTCTTGTCTCATCTCATTAAAAATTGTATACCTCATGGGATACTGTAAAGGCacttttaaacagaaaataaatttccCTGCTCTGTAGCAACATCATCTTTGACTGTTTTTCCAGATAGAAACCTATCCTTTAAAGCCCTCGGGGGGGGGCGTGCACATGTCAGTGTCCATGAGGAGCCAAACCAGGAGACGTAACTGAACTGTAAAGGTTGATATATGATAAGAAACATTTGTCTGCTGCCTCTGTGGTTCCTCACACTTAAAATCTATTGACTAATATTTTAGAGCAGAAGAAttgtgggggcggggggggttcATTTTTTCAGGGAAAGTCATGGCTCATAACTTTGATCAATTATAGATCAAGACCTGTGCATCTGAGTTTGTACCTGTATCTCCCACGTTACAATCCTCCCAATCACAGTGTGGGAGAAATGCTTGCAGGTTATACGTGAAAGTGGATTTGTTCAGAGCCTCCTGGTTGCATGGCTGGAGTTGTCTTCTTAATTAAATCTATATACATCACTTATGTTCTCTTGTGTTCATCAAActgaaagtacaaaaatatgttGTGGTGCAAACCTGTGAGATAATTCAATTTGTATGATTTAGTTAGATTTAATATGTGGAAATAATTGAGACAGCGCATAGGCAGATGTACTAATGGAAGTGAAATGATCATTAAACAATTATGCAATATAAATGTTAGGTCTTTAATCAAGAAATGCAGTAGcatattatcataattattcCCATAACCAGCAAATTAATTTTATCTAGTTAGATATGCATATTAAATTAATAAGAGAAACctttaaagaaaactacaaagaGATAATTagacagattaaaaaacagCGCAATATGTGTGTGAAACCATATAATTaacaaaaattacaaaagacTTTTATGGAGGGGGGGCAGCTTCCAAAGTAGAACCCACAAAGCTACATGTTGCTGGAAATTAAACAAAGCTGTCTTATGGCGCCACCATGTGGCTGTCTGCACAACCACAGTCACTCTGAGAACAATATGTGTTATGCGCACCCCATGAACTAAGACATTTCATCTACGTGCTATTTTGAAACGACGCacggttaaaaaaaaatattttgttcggtattttgtgaattttatttctgtataaGACATTTAACcaatattattatcatgattatttcatACATGACAAATAATTTTCAGAACACAGTCAGTTCTGAGGCAGATTAATTGACTACATAAAATACAGAGTAAATGTGTTCTACAGCCTATCACCAAATGGGGATTGAATAATGTGATAATTAACTACACAAATAGCAGTGAATATGTCAGTAGCCAAATAGAAGCTGCACAGATCAGGCTGCAGAATATCAGAAATGCTGTGTTCATCTTTCAAATTTGAAGTATATTTTAATTAAGTTTCAACACAGTTACTGGAGAAATTAGCTGTGAACTTAATCACTAACCACAGTGCTGGCAATTAAACACTTCAGCTAATCTGTTCCCGTGCTCAGATAAACACGTTTGTATGCAGTTTCTTGCATAATCATCCGGATAATGAACATGTAGAACTGCAGAGCCGGGCTGAAATCCCTGTGTTTCTCAAAAGTTTCAGAATTGAAACATGCAGgtcaaggaaaaaaaacaggatttacATTCAGTATTTGCTCTCATTCAGTCGTGTTACCCAGTTGTCAGAGTAGCAAAGCCTCCTTAAACAATCTCACATTCAGCTGCTTCGAGGTCCTTGTCTAAATCAGGGTTGAGGTATTTGTTAGCTCTGAAGACTATGTGATTCACCCACTGTCAACAACACTGCTCCAAACCAAGTTTAGTCTGACTAttctgagtacacacacacacacacacacacacacatagccgTGCCTCTGAGGACATTATATTGATTTCCTGGAaactaactctaaccttaaacATCATTATAACTTAACTAActctaacccttaccctaaccctaaccctaaccctaaccttaaccttaaccttaaccttaaccttaaccttaaccttaacctaaccttgaaacatgtcttcactttcaaattcaatgatttacattatatggacttttgttttgtccccataatgtgactgtgcaAACAGATGTAGGTCccaacaacatgagtaatacttggacacacacacacacacattcaggtaTTTTGTCTAATTTGAGGTTAGTGGAAATAAAGATTGGTCTTATTCACATACGATTTCAGCCTGTGTCAgttgatgtgttgtgttatcTTTCGTGTGCACATGGCTTTGACTAGATTTAACACGACAAAGGATCCCCCCCTTTGCCTTATAGTATTTAATGTCCAACAAATTATTGAATCACTCACTCAGAGCACATGCGATTATAAAGCAACATTTTTCACGAGGCTCAGTTTATCCCTGCATTCAAAAAGTAGAGAAATTACAGGAATCTATACCAACAAGAAGCAGCGGCCTTCAGGACTGTAAGGACCTGTATGTATAGTGTTGTTGTGTGTACTTATATTTTTCATCACACATGTTGGTGAAGCCTCTTTACATGGAACTGAGCCCCAGAGAAATCCTGCTGAGGCCTATTTATGAATAGATTATTGAATGGATCCTCTAGCATGTTACAGTTGCTTCCCTTTATGGGGTTTACAGTTCAGTAATTCAACAAACCCAGCCTCTTAGAAACATTGGCCTCATTGCTGAATTATTTTATGATCACACCAACAAATCAAGAGTAACATTAAAAGACAACCctaagtggagaaacaggatgAACAATGTCCTCAACCATAATGTACGAGAGGTCACTGATTGGTTTGATGAGTATGAGAACGATGTGAATCACACACTATGGCCTTCACACTCAATCCACCTGTGAGAGATTTTAGTTCTACAAGTTAAAAAAGATCTCTCCACCGtcatcaaaacaacaatcctttttttaaatagattctTGAACCCCTGCCTTCTTTGTAGCTGATTGTTATtatcaacttgtttttttaattgtcattaACTTAACTCTTTTCTTATCCTTCATTTAGCTCCATTATATTGTGttcatgtctgtgtatgtgtgtgttttgttcaagCTGTTTCGAATGAATTGCCCCCAGTACGATTGATAAAGTTGTTTGAGTttaatcaaattgaattaaCAAATAAGGGAACATCTTTTAGAGGAATGGTGTTTCTTTTCTGTAAAGTTGCAGAAACTTGTAGAATCTGTTCTAAGGCACACTGGGTGCACCTCATTATG
The Hippoglossus stenolepis isolate QCI-W04-F060 chromosome 15, HSTE1.2, whole genome shotgun sequence DNA segment above includes these coding regions:
- the mpp1 gene encoding 55 kDa erythrocyte membrane protein, with product MTLKSSKNEPAVILESVSSARTALSDLYLEQLLQNKPKSDKATMQTYENRGAEVFTNGSTKHMNGTDPTRMKEVAFEKNPSEPMGVTLKLNDKQRCTVARILHGGMIHRQGSLHEGDEIAEINGKSVTNQSVDQLQKILKETSGVVTMKIISNQQCRSRACEMYMRAQFDYDPTKDDLIPCKEAGLKFKTGDIIQIINKQDPNWWQGRVESNTADFAGLIPSPELQEWRVASKSKAREGSQSCSPFGKKKKCKDKYLAKHSSIFDQLDVISYEEVVRLPAFQRKTLVLIGAPGVGRRHIKNALLTKYPDKFSYPAPQTTRPQRKDEENGQEYYFISNDAMTKCISGNELLEYGSFQGNMFGTKIETIQKIHEQEKIALVDVEPQTLKVLRTADFAPLVVFIAPTTTSSQMENLLMIQKESDAILSTFGHFFDVILVNSDVDESVKGVEEALERAISTPQWVPVSWVY